One window of Chitinispirillales bacterium ANBcel5 genomic DNA carries:
- a CDS encoding InlB B-repeat-containing protein encodes MKLHLYTIVLAVSVILLSCSSPTDPLERYDFADITISDSSERDQILPGNPVKFEFEITLPHLFETIRYSFAVHDSSLQFDNTTVRERETVSFFTTFQEGGTYNVVISGILKDGNNISDSVEITVSDVFTITYTSTDHSSGTVPKDSLRYTTGEPIEIRDNTGDLQRTGYTFTGWQKADASKIYSGGDTLIVNNVNVELSPVWEATSNTITFHSNDENDRKKQQAAITDEILKLRENDFQREEYIFTGWAVNPESDSVAFTDREEITMIAGDMNLYAVWSLSSFTITFDKNSSIATGSMDPQLVLNDETVALNQNSFNKDDWTFLGWSTSPDGNETIYDDGSEYRIDGSDITLYAIWSPNPVMVSCGDRYSLVLLSDGSLWASGYNHNRQLGDFSETHSFVLVKDDVHYASAGNSRMLIITTGGDLWTTMDDEYLLVAREIKHVAGNSSFIIAVREDGRVLAQGSNIFGQLGMGHYDRANSFGLIPNLADIVEVAVGLGHTMFLDKNGYLWAAGSNVYGKLGLGNESGSNTPVLVDSNVVSVKCQNHHSVLLKSHGQVKVTGQNTNYQLGGESATGYSNFTELGVTGLFEHIATSSFNTMFIRTDGRLMAVGQNSSGQLGSGVSGDVQHNPASVAENVTFVSTYGTGVGTDDSDSHTMIIKEDGTLWATGSNRNGQFGNGTTESTNEFIQIPLDFFNP; translated from the coding sequence ATGAAGTTACATTTATATACAATCGTTCTTGCTGTATCAGTAATACTGCTTAGCTGCTCAAGCCCAACCGATCCATTAGAACGCTATGATTTTGCTGATATAACGATATCTGACAGTTCAGAAAGAGATCAAATTCTACCCGGTAATCCTGTTAAGTTTGAGTTTGAAATCACCCTGCCTCACCTATTCGAAACCATACGTTATTCTTTTGCTGTTCACGACTCTTCGCTACAATTTGACAACACAACTGTTAGAGAAAGGGAAACTGTATCGTTTTTTACTACGTTTCAGGAAGGTGGTACCTATAACGTAGTAATCAGCGGAATACTGAAAGATGGCAACAACATTTCAGATTCTGTGGAGATTACAGTAAGCGATGTTTTTACAATAACGTATACCAGTACAGACCATTCATCCGGCACTGTTCCCAAAGACTCCCTAAGATACACTACCGGAGAGCCAATAGAGATACGTGATAATACTGGGGATCTCCAAAGAACCGGGTATACTTTTACCGGCTGGCAAAAAGCCGATGCTTCAAAAATCTACTCTGGTGGTGATACACTGATTGTTAACAACGTTAATGTAGAACTTTCGCCTGTGTGGGAAGCGACATCAAATACAATCACGTTCCACTCAAATGATGAAAACGACCGTAAAAAGCAACAGGCAGCAATTACTGATGAAATACTTAAGCTAAGAGAAAATGACTTTCAACGTGAAGAGTACATTTTTACAGGCTGGGCAGTGAATCCGGAAAGTGACTCTGTAGCTTTTACTGACCGTGAAGAAATCACTATGATTGCAGGTGATATGAATCTATACGCAGTGTGGAGTCTAAGTAGTTTTACTATTACATTTGATAAAAACAGCTCCATTGCCACCGGCTCAATGGATCCTCAGTTGGTTCTTAACGATGAAACAGTGGCATTAAATCAAAACAGTTTTAATAAAGATGACTGGACCTTTCTGGGCTGGTCAACATCACCCGATGGAAATGAAACAATATATGATGATGGAAGTGAGTATCGTATAGACGGTAGTGACATCACTCTTTATGCAATCTGGAGCCCAAATCCTGTGATGGTTTCTTGTGGTGACCGGTACTCTTTAGTGCTTCTTAGTGATGGATCATTATGGGCAAGCGGGTATAATCATAACAGACAGCTGGGTGATTTCAGCGAAACTCACTCTTTTGTATTGGTTAAAGATGATGTACACTATGCTTCTGCCGGAAATTCCCGTATGTTGATTATCACCACAGGTGGTGATTTGTGGACTACAATGGATGATGAATACCTCCTGGTTGCCAGGGAGATAAAGCATGTTGCCGGTAATAGTAGCTTTATCATCGCAGTCAGAGAGGATGGCAGAGTACTGGCTCAGGGATCCAACATTTTTGGTCAATTGGGGATGGGACACTATGACAGGGCAAATAGCTTTGGACTGATTCCAAATTTAGCAGATATTGTTGAAGTAGCAGTTGGGCTGGGCCACACTATGTTTTTGGATAAAAACGGATACTTGTGGGCTGCCGGATCAAACGTATACGGTAAACTTGGCCTTGGAAATGAAAGCGGGTCTAACACTCCTGTTTTAGTGGACAGTAACGTTGTAAGCGTCAAATGCCAAAACCATCATTCCGTGCTGCTCAAAAGTCACGGGCAGGTTAAAGTTACAGGGCAGAACACAAACTACCAGCTTGGAGGGGAGTCTGCAACGGGATACTCAAATTTCACCGAATTAGGAGTAACCGGTCTTTTTGAGCATATTGCCACCAGTAGTTTTAATACCATGTTCATTAGAACTGACGGCAGGCTGATGGCTGTGGGACAAAATTCTTCGGGGCAGTTGGGCTCTGGGGTTTCAGGTGACGTTCAGCACAATCCTGCTTCTGTGGCAGAAAATGTTACCTTCGTTTCAACCTATGGGACAGGTGTTGGTACAGATGATTCAGATTCACACACCATGATCATCAAAGAGGACGGTACGCTGTGGGCAACCGGTAGTAATAGAAATGGCCAGTTTGGCAACGGCACCACGGAAAGCACCAATGAATTTATCCAGATACCTTTAGACTTCTTTAATCCGTAG